The genomic window CCTTCTGCTTCGCTGTGTGACCTGAGGGCCACCACTCATCCCCGAAAGCAAAGGTGACCCTGGGAGGCATCTTGCAAAGCCTGCGGGGCCCCATGAGTGGCCAACCGGCCTGGGTCCCTTCTCAGTCCTACATCACCTCTCTGGACTGTCCTTCTCCACTCTGCCCACGACAAGACCTTGAAAAGGACTGAGCCCCAAGGACCCACGGCCCTGAGCAGGGCTGAAGCACATCAGCCCAAGGACCAAGCCAGGCTACCGCAAAGCCGTCCACACTGAGCTCACAGCCGTAGCTTTTAGCAGCGGTTGTGCCTGCCCGCTCAGGATTGTCCCCGGGGGCCTCTGTGGtcagagtggggagggggccgTGGGGGGAGCCGAAGGCAAGTGCCCCTGCTGGGCAGGTCCAGAACACGCCTCACCTGATGGGCTGTCCTCGGTCGTATGACTTCCTCCGGGTCAGGGGGGACGTCTCTGAGCCTCGAGACTGCCGGGGGCTGGAACGGAAGGTCAGTGAGGCCAGACCCCCCAGCCATGCCcgcgcccccccctccccagcctggcatccTCCTTACAAGGTGCtccctctggtgggcaggctGATGGTCCGCGAGACCTTGTCCCGGTAGTAGGGGTCTCGGACGGAGAAGCCCACCCCGTCCTCTTTGATCTCCACGAGGGAGGCCAGCGACTTGGTGATGTTTTTGGTGGAGGCGTCCAGCGGGGGCCCCAGGCACTCGGCCGACACCGCCTTCATTTGGGCGGACAGCTTGGGCTCACCCTGGGACAGGAAGGACGGGGTAGGCCATCCTGCTTGAACACGACGGCCCAGGATagggagctgggggcggggggggagtcCCATGGGGCAAAGTGCCATCAGAGGAGCCGGGGGAGGGCCAGGCTGACATCATCCAGACGCCGTCTCCTAAGGCTTCTGGAGCATCCGAATCAGCAGGGATGCCTGTTGTGCACTGGTTCAGACTTTGCAAACACAAGGCCCAGCCTGGCCTCTTCGCTGCGCCCCAGTGAGTCTGCTCCCCCAGAAGCTGTGCTCAAGTCAGGGTTCTGCCTGCAGGGCGTCCCCTCAACTCTAGTGAGTCCTGTTCCCCGGTTCCGTCTCATCTAGGAACTGCTCCCTCCCTGTTGCGTCAGTAGTTCACACACAAGACGACTAGACACCCAGAGTTACTCTTTGACTCAGAGCGGGAGGCAGGGCCGTGGGTGGGGCGGAGGGAGATTTCTGAAAGCGGGGCCTCGGGTGACGGTGACGTCACTCCACCCACATAAAAGAATGGGCTCTGGCAGGTCACccgtctgcccccaccccccattccagGTTAGACCCTCCCTGGCACGTGCATCCCAGCTGGAGGCAATGCTGGGTTGGGGCCGGGGGTGAGGGCAGGGCCACAGGAAGGTGGGGAGCAGGCTgcgggtgggtgtgggggggtgcacCTTGAACTTGAAGTCATCGTGGCTGGTGGAACCTTTCATGGTGAAGGACTGGGAGAAGCTAAGGAAGAAGCAAGGGGGGTCAGGGTGCTGACAGCCCGTGTCCGGGCTCCCCTGGGCCCTCCGGGAACCCCtcgccccagccccaggcaggcgCTGCGGACCTGCCCCTCCACGCCCCACCTGGAAACGTGTGCATACTCACCTGCCCTCAGAGAACTCAGACACCTCCTCATCTGTGCTGGCATAGCCGTTCTCTGCAGGGGAGGGGGCCGAGTGAGGGGCACGGGAGGGCTGtggcctcctgcccacccccaccctccggGATCGGCCTccacagggaggcagggagccctggcccccaccccgTACCCTGCTGTACGTTGTGGATGAGAGCCTGCAGCTCGGGGTGCGCCTCGGCCTTCTCCCGCAGGGCGTCCAGGAGCAGGTGGTTCTGGGAGGAGCCGGCTATGTCTGTCTGCCTCAGCCGGCCCTCCAGCAGCCGGATCTGGGCCTCCTTCTGTGCCACCTGCAgcccctgagggcagggagcGAGGCCTGGGGTCACACTTCTCGGCCCGGGCAGCGGGGACCCCATCACGGCCCTCGCAGAATCTGCTCCCTAAGGAGGCCTGAGGGGCTCCCCGCCAGCTCCCAAGCCTGAGAGGTACCCTTGCCCCTTAACGTGCCCCACATCCACGCCCTGGGACACGCTCCCCGTTACGGGCTGAATCGTGTCCCCAGAAGGCACGTGTTGACGCTGTCATACCCAGGACCTCAAAATGTGACCGGATTAGGAGGTGGGGTCTTTAAGAGATGATCAAGTTACAGTGAAGTCtctagggtgggccctaatccccGTGGAAGgagatcaggacacagacacacccaggggGGGATGAGCACGTGAAAGGAGAGGCAGCGTCTACCACCAAGGACAGAGGAGGACAGCCTGCCTGCACCCTGATCTCGGACCCCCACCGCCAGGCCTGGGAGAGCAGAGGCCATGGATGCTGGTTATGGCGACTCCAGCATAGGAACACCTGAGCCTCTGAGCCTCAAAGCAGAGCTGAGAGCTCCCTGGGGGCGGGTGAGGGGTCAAGGCGGCCAGTCTCCTGACCCTTCCCGGAGCTGCCCTGCAGGCAGTGGGGTCCTCGAAGAACATGGGGCCCCTGGGGGAAGGAAGCCACTGTGTGACCAGCTCTCTGTCGGGGACAGGAACCCAAGACAGGCCACAGGACCTGTCCCAGCACAAAACCCCAGCCCCCGGGGGAAGcatgtccatctgtccatctgtctgctCCTGCATCCCCActggacacacatacacacagggcTCCCTCCACCTCCAAGACTCAGGCCCGGCCCTGCTACGCATGGGTCACCCCCGACACCAGGGTCACCCCTGGTAGAGACCTTGTTATGAGCTGGGAGCCATGCCAAGCCCCTCGCTGCACCACCCCAGCTTTACAGCTTCAGAGTCGGGCAGGGAGGGTGGCAGCTGGCTCTCTCCTGGGATTGATGCAGTACAGCCAGGCCGCGCGTGTACTGAGCCTCCAGGGCAAGTCACAGAGGCTTAGTGCTGCAGGGCTGGCCAGGAGGTGAGAGGCTGGCGCACCTTGTCAATGGATGCCTTGAGGAAGTTGTCCAGCAGGAGGCGCGCCTCGGCCAGGGAGCAGGAGCTGATAACCACCGAGGTGTCCGTGGAGTCCAACTCCTCCTGgatcaggggtgggggtggggggcaaagagCCCGCATCACCGGGGCTGCCCCACCGCCCAGGTGCCCCTCCCACCTCGCTGCCCGGCCCCAAGGGCACCTTGGTCTCCTCTAGCTGCACGATGGTGGCCTGGCAGTCGCCGATGCTGTCGTTGATGTAGTCAATGTTAGCTGCCAGCACCTCGATCTCCTCTGCCAGCTCCTGcagccccttctcctcctccgGGCTCTCAGCCTGCAGCCGCTCCCGCTTCCTCCGCAGCGCCTCCTGCAGGAGGAACAGCTCCTCCCTTTtctgggggatggagggggcTTCAGGCTGCAGCTCCtgaagggagcagggcagggggcggggaacAGAGCCAGGAACTGGGAGGGTGGCAGGGAAGGGCGCACCTTGATGAGTCGCTCCATGTCAGCTTCCAGATTGACAATGGTCATTCTCTGCATGACAATGTCAATGATCCTTCGTTCCAGGGACTGCCACTTGAGCCTGGCGGCCTTGCTGAAGCTCTGGCTGGCCCCCTTCTTCTGGAACTTCTTTCTGAGGGCAGAGGCAAAGGGCCAGGCAGGACCACGCTCAGCCTCTGCAGCTGCATGGAGCCCCCCCTGTCCCGAGCCAACCCTGAACTTGCCTCTCGCACGTCTGCCCCTCCCCGCCTGCACAGACCACCTCACCTGGCAGGGCGAGTGCCCGGCCCAGTGGGCGAGGGGTGGTTCCCCGAGAAGTGGCTGATCTTGCGGTCCCACTGACGCACAATGCTGGAGACGGAGCGGGCCCCTGACTCGGCCTCAGACGAGGTGGTGCTGGCCGACACCTCAGCCCCCGAGTCCAGCATGGGTGGCTTCAGTGCCGCTCGGCCTGCCACCCGCTCAGACATGGGCTTGGCCAGGCGCCTCAGTGCAGACACCTGAGGGCCCAGAGGAGAGGGTCCAGTGGGCAGGGCGCCCCCTGAGCCATGCAAAGGCTCAGCTTGGGGGTGCCAGGCTGGGAGAGGACAGAGGCCACTCTGTCCTAACCTGGGTTTGGCACTGAGAAAGGGCCACGGGTCTGGTTGGGATGACACGAGAGACTCcacatcttttgtttgtttgtttgctttttaaagccacacctgcggcatatggaagatcccgggCCACCAagctagaggttaaattggagctgcagctgctggtctacaccccgGCCACAGCAAAGtgatgagccacatctgcaacctaaggtatagctcacggcaacagtgggtccttaacccactgagcaaggtcaggatccTCATGGAAACAACGTGTggcccttaaccccctgagccacaacaggaactcctccccctctttttattttatttaaaaaaaatttttttgtctttttgcctttttctagggctgcacccacagcatatggaggttcctgggctaggagtctaatcagagctgtagccactggcctatgccagagccacagcaactcaggatccgagccatgtctgcaacctacaccacagctcacaggcaacgccggatccttaacccactgagcgaggccaggaatcgaacctgcaacctcatggttcctagtcggattcgctaaccactgaggcacgacaggaactcctcctccccctcttttttaaaataaacacctcAGGCTTTAGACCAGAGCCTGCAGCCTGCCCCCAGCCTTGGCTTTCTTGCCAGGGTCACCCAAATCCAGCACGTAGTGAGGGGGACCCAGGCCACAGGGGTGCTGCTCTCAGGATAGGGGGCTGTAGTGGGGGGCCCCGCTCACCTCCTGGGTTTTCCTCCTCAGGACTATCTCCTGCTGCCGCTTCTGTGACTCCAGAGCCCGGATCTGAAACTGTGGGTGGGAGAAGAGGTGGGGTTCACACTCGGGCCCTAAGCTGGTTCCGCCCGGGCTGGCCCTGGAGGAGAGTGCCTGGTTTGCAGGGAGAGCCTTGTGTGGCCGAAGCTCGCTGGTAAAGGGGACCCAGCGTTAGGTCCCAGAGGCTGGAGTGCAGGCCCCTTTCTGCACAAGGGCAGGTCTCTCGGCCTGGTCTCCCCACTGTGGGCGAGGGGCCCGGGGGCAGAGGGCTGGACCTGCTGGGGCCTCTCTGCAGGCCTAGAAGCTGCCCGTTCTGGTGCTGGCTTGCTGGTGGCTCAGAACATTGGGCGCCAAAGCCCACGTGGTCAGGAGGGGTGGCTGGGCTCAAGGGGACCTTCAAGGCCGCCCTCACCTCCTGTCGCCGCTGCTCCTTCTTGAGCTGCGCGATCTCCCGGTTCCTCTTGGTCTCCAccagccgccgccgctgctgctccTCCCGCATCTGCTTCATCAGGGCTACCTGGGACAGGCAGGGGCGACGGTGAGGCCGGGCCTGCGGGCAGGGAGGCTGGCATCCTGCTCTGAGGTCACCAGGCAGCGGAGACAGCCACCAGGCAGTACTGGCTCAAGAGTTTGGTCCCCACTTGTCCGTCCGCAGGATTTGCAGCTGCTGGACCTCCTGGGCCACCTCCAGAAAGGAGGGGCCTCACcgccagcccagccctgcaggtGCAATGGCTCTGCCAGGTCCAGCAGCAGCCACCACTGCTTGGAATGTCACAGTTTCTGGGGCCCTTCACCCAAAGCCTGGGTCCCGCCACTCTGGGATCAGCCCGAGTTGCTGGAGGCAAACAGTCCTGCTTGGAAGCACCAAGTCGTCTCCACCCTCAGCCGAGCCACTGACAGGCACACTCCCGACCAGATTCCCGGGATGACAGCAAAACCCGCGCTGTTTACGGAGACCACGCTACGCGGGGCCCTGTCCTCGTAATAACCACACAAAGTGTTACGACTCCTGTTTTATAAATCTGGGCTGAGCCTCAGAGAGACAAAAATGACTTGGAGTCATAAAACTAGTAATGGTGGCCAGACCCCGGCCCAAGTCGTTCACCTCGGAATCCAGCTCTCACCACATCCACAGGGATGGCCCCACAGCAGGTGGCCCAGCAGAGAGCCTGGAGCCCAGTTCTCGGAGGCCTGGCTGCAGGCACAGAAGGCACCATCGGGGTGGCCCAAGATGTCCCAGCACTGTGAGGAGTCACACTGCCCTGTggcacctgccccccaccctgaaGTCCTGGTGCCCAGGGCACAGAGCCCAAAGGGCACGGGGGTCAGACTCCCTTCCACGCCACGGTAGCACGAGCACCAGGCGAGGCTGTCCCTCTCCCGCCACTGAGGCCCCAGATACCCCAGGAATGTCACCAgcctgccccaggctgggaagggagggggaggggcgtgAAGGGGGCCTGGGCAGGTGGCTTCTCCCTCAGAAGAAaggctgtggggggtggggtggggggatagaGAGCTGGCGGGCCCCAGGCTGCTGGGCATTTGGGGTCCAGAAGGAATGTTCCCCCAAAGGCCTGGGATGGACTGGACGAGAGCCATCCAGGCCTTGGTTGGAAGTGGACCCAGTCCCTGCACACCGGGAGCGGCGTGCACTCCAAGCTGGCACCTCTCTTCCGGGGCCTGGCCAGAGGCTTCTTGGTTGGGAAAATGTCTTTCTGGACAAGCGCCCAACTGCCCAAGTCTGAATGTGGGGCTGAGCCCCTGCAGGTTGTCACAGGGGTGGCCTCAGATTGGCTGGGAACACTCTAGACAGTGAAGGCACAGTGCCCGAAGCCAGCGCGGTTCTGAGACCTGCAGAAGGCAGCACCTCTCTCCCCAGGACACCTCTGCAGTGTGGGGCCCGGCTCCTCAACTGCGGTGGGAGGCTCTCGGCACTGGCTCTCATGGCGGCATCTGATTAGCATCCCTGGCTGCTGCCCTCTGTCCACCCGAGAGAAACCCTGGACCCCTCCTAGGCACCTGGGATGGCAAGGGTACTCTTTTCAGCCTTTCCCAGGCAAACTAATTCACCAGGCAGAGCGGGGTCCTGGCTCTAGGGCCAGCAAGACGAGATTGAAACCTGGGACCACACAGGACCCTCTGTCCTTCCCATGCATCCTGGGCATTGCTATATTGTCCTTTCAGGCCATAGGAGGATCCTTGTCATAGGGCTCCAGAGTAGGGTCACCTCCTACTAAGATGACAGTTCACCAGCACTGGCCCGGGCCACCTCGAGAGGTGTTAGCCTCAAGGGAGACAGAGTGCGGATGCAGGCAGACCCCCAGAACTGCTACTGGAGCTGCAGTGTGCAAATCTCAACAGGGACGACCAAGGCCCCGTCTCTCCCTCCTACCGCCAGAGGGCGCCCGTGGACCCAACTCCCGAGTCCTGCAGCCTCGCCTCCGCATCTGCAAGAGGAGCGCGTCCAGGGCAAACAGGCTCCCTGGGGCCAGCACAGGCTTGCCAGGCTGAGCAAGACTGGCCGCCTCCACCCTGGCCTGGCTGATGGGCCCTGAGCTCCCAGCTCGGGCCTGGTTGGGGATAGAGGTTGCCCAGGGGAGGTGGCTGGCGTGACGGCTGAGAGTCCACCTCTCAGAATCTGGATCACCTCCCTCTGCTGCCTGCTGATCAACACCAGCCTAGCGGGCAGTGAGGACGCAGCTGTGATGGCATCCTTGCTCCCCTTTGTGGGGACTGTTCTCAGGGCCAGCCCTCTATGGCTCGCTGGGGTCCAGTCCAGGGCCTGGCTCAGGGCTGCGGGGAGCTGGGGCCAGGTCAGGACCAAGGACCAGGCAGACGACGGAGGATGTAGCGTGAGCACGGATCTGCGGGTCCAGAAGAGAATGAGGGCCCACCCGGAAGTGGAGGCAGACAGCAGATAGAGAAGCGAGTCTGAATCCCAGCGCTGCTCTACCAGGCAGGATTCACTCTCTGAGTCCCACTCTCCCAGGCACAAAGTGGGAGCACCACCCGGGCTTCTTTTTCCAGCTTCTCCTCCGGACtgaatgtggctgtggtgcagcgggactGGGCTAAAGCCACATCCGCACAGCAGTCACTACTACTGCTATTATTATGATTGGCAAAGGCAGCACAGAGGAGAGGCCTCACACACTGCACGTGGACGGGAGGCTACAGTGGAGGGGGCGGGGTCCTTGGGGACCTCACCTGCCCAGCTACAGGGTAAGGTGCTTTCACCACCGGCCCCCACCAGGACAACACACTGGCTGAGAGGACAGTGTCCAGGACCAGGACAGGGCTGAACCAGGCAATGTGTGTTAAGACGATCGCCCACGctgacagtaatttttttttttaacttattattttgtcttctgagggctgcccccgtggcatatggaggttcccaggctaggggtctaatccaagctgttgccgccggccttcaccacagccacagcaatgtcagatccgagccgcgtctctgacctacacctcagctcagggcaatgccggatcctggcaatgcgaggccagggatcgaacccacaacctcatggttcctagttggattcgtttctgctgcgcagagacgggaactccagacagttATTTTCGACATGGTAAGTGGGTCTAAGGAGACACCCCATTGCCCCATCCTCAGCCCCTCACTCCCACCTTGGCCTTCttcgccccggccccgcccccctaCTCACCTTGGCGCTACTCCAGCCCTGCCCGGCCCCCATCTTGGCCCCGCCCCCCGCTGTGGCCTCATTCATTGCCTGGGCCCTGCAGCCCCACGACTGCCTTCTTCCTCTCAGCGCAATCCTCCCCTCACCTTGACATCACTCCGCCTCTTGGCCCCACCCTCGGCCCCGCCCTCAGCTCCAACTTGGGGCTCAGCCTCCAGCCCCGCTGCCGGGGCCCCCACCTTGGCCTTCTTCATCTCGGCCACCTCGGCCTGCAGCTTCTTCAGCTCCCTCTCATAGCGAGACTGGTTCTTGAGCAGCCGCGCGTGCTCTTTCTGCGCGGCCTGTAGCTTCTGCAGGTCCCGGTTCATCTCCCGCAGCCTCTTCTCATAGTCCGCCTTGATCTTGTTGGCCTTCTCCTCCGTGTAGCACTCCATGGTACCTGCGCACAGCGGGCCGCGGTCGGTGACAGGTCCCCTGCCCCAGTGCcctgggtggctgtgggctcGGACAGGGGAGAGGCCTGGGCTCCAGGCGCACTGCGCGACCGCAGGGAGATACAGATTTGTAAATGGGACCCAAGGAAACACCCAAGGAGCGAATTCAGGGGGAAAAGAAGGCTGAGAGGTGTCATGTTCATATGCCTGGAGATAGGATTCTAATACCTAAggtgatgataaaaataatagcaataataaactGAAAACGTGGCCTAGGGTCTAGGTCTGGATACGAGAACTTTCTGTGGGTTGAAGAGCACAGTCAGGTCAGGGGCCCTGCCCAGAGGCCGAGGTAACCCTGTCACTACGCTCTTGGCCAGGAGGGGGTCTGGGGAAGAGACTGGGGGCGGAGCTTTGAGGGGGCGGAGCTTTGAGGGGCAGAGCTTTGGGGCGGGGCCTCACTGAGGTTCTGCAGCACACGGTCTCGCTCCAACTGCGTGTCCCGGATCTTGTTCTGCAACAGGATCAGCTTCTCCTCGTACTGGTGCTTGAGCGTCTGCAGCCGCCGCTGGCTGTTTTCGAGCTCGTCAATCAGCTTCTGCTTGATTTCGATCTCACAGGTCAGGTCGGCCAGGTCCGCCTGGTAGTTCACTTCTGTGGGAGCAGAGGCCCCGGCAGGGGTGAGGGGCGAGGAGGAGGGGATGGGACCTTCCCCGGGCCAGCCCTGACCAGCCAGTGGCCAATGGCGAGAGGGAATGACAGCCCACCGCGGGCAGGTGCTGCCAGGTGGGCGACACCTTTAAAGAGCAGCCCTGGAAGagcggggctgggctggggagctggTGTTCCTCGCACCCCCACTGAGCCCCAGAGGCAGAAGACCTGGGAgtcagcagggctggggagggaggggtttggggtggaggagggagaggacccAGAGGGGCCGACAGGACTCTGGGTCAGAGGTGGAAGCAGGGCAGAGCTGAGGGGCACCAATCCCATCATCTAGAGGACCAGCCAGACCcaggtccaccacacagctctgcacctgccacatgggctgtggggtggagtggggtgggcagCTTGTTCTTCGATGGCAGCAAAGGGAGGGGTCCCAACGCCTGTGCCcagggtggtggtgaggatggaGAGGGCTGGGCATGTGAAGGGTTCGGCTCAGTTCAATGCCGGGTATGTGGTGGGCGCTCAGTTCACTGCCAGCACCGCATCACTGCTGCTTCTGTTCTTACTGGTTTCATGCCTAACTCCGCCCCACATCCATTGCCCCGAGCCGGGTACCCCAGCCAGCAACACACACCCTTCTCCTCAGGGTCGGAGTCCGAGTCCACCAGGCTCTCCTCGCTGCCCGAgtcctcgtcctcgtcctcgcgcccctcctcctcctcacagcCGCTCTCCTCCCGCTCCTCGTCCTCCTGGGCACCAGGCACGTcaggaggatggggagagagatgggccttggtgggggggtgtgtgtctctgcccacctcccccacAGCCTGGGCAGAACCCCTCTAGGGGAGCCTCCTGCCCCCATCACCCACTCATTTGGGACGAGGGGCTGGAGGATGGACGTCACCATGGTGACCAGCCAGAGACCATGTATAAGAATCAACCGGCGGCTGACCACAGCCCTTCCCCGACCCCACACAAGAATGTCATGGGGGACTTCCACCCCAGTAGGGACATGGGGGTAGCATGGGGGGGGGTCCATGAGAGTCCTCACCTCCTCGGCCTCATTCTCATCAGTCTCCTCGCTGTTCTCCTGTTGGAGCTTTGCCCTCTTTTTGAAGGCTTCCTTCTCTGGGCTGCCCAGGAGCGAAGGGTGGGCAGGTTAGGGGACTAACCTGCCTTGAGTGTGTGGGTGAGGTGTGGTGGGGGGCacaggagagggtggggggacAGCAGTGTCTTGTCCCCAAGGCACGGGCCCGGGCTGGGCTCCAGCTCTGCAGGGATCCactgcttttctctctccccccgcACCCCCCGCACCCAGAATTAGCCATGGGTGGGCTCAGCCTCCCTCTCCTTGGAAAAGCAGAGCAGCAGAGACAGGTGGTGGCTTCTGCCCAAAACGAAGCCTCGCACAGGGCGGGTCCTGGGGGCCACCATGGGGACCTCCCCTCACCTCTTTCTCCGCTGCCTGACCTCCTTCTTCTTGAGTCGCTCCAGGTCCTGCTTGGCCCGGCGGATGACCTCAGAGGCATCCTCCATGGAGCTGGCCGGGGCGGCCGGGGATGCGCCCAGGGAGTAGGGGCCCCGGGCCGAGGCCCGTGAGAGACTCCGACGCAGGGACTCATTCATGGCCTCGCTCTCCAGGAGCTTGGTCCTGCagggggcatgggggtggggggcagggcgcAGGTGAGTGGCACTGCCTTGGGCACCCAGAGcccctggaggtggggtggggtgcaggtgAGCGGCGCTGCTTCAGgctcccagcccacccccccaccccccgccactgcCGGGGTGGGGCTCACTCACCGCAGCTCCTCTATCTCCCGGATGTAGTTCTGGATCAGAGCCCCAATGGCCTCGTTGCCATCACCTGAGCGGGACAGTTCAGAAAAGTACAGTGAAGACCTTGAGCCCCCCGCCGGTGACCCTGTGTCTGTGCCTCCAACAGAGCAGCAGGCGAGCCTCTTCCAGGAGGGACCCTCTATCAAAGAGGGGCTTGCctgaatgcacacacacaacagcGAGCCTGGAAACAAGCCCATGTCCCTTCATAGAGGCTGTTACGATAAATTATCCATCACCATCACATAAGGAACCCTTGGGAGGCTTAAGGGAATGAAGAAGGCTTGTGTGTTTTACTACAGAAGGATCCATACAGCGGAATAACACCAAGTGAAAAGATACGTCCTAGGATGACACATATGATCGCatttgcagagaaagaaaaggagcgCTGGCCTGCTGCCCACTCACCAGCCTTGGCCAGAAGCAGGTTGGCCTCCTGGCTCATGAGATGGGTGACGCGGCTGTTGATGGCATCAATGGCTTCCTGCATGGCCTTCACCCGCAGGCGCAGTGCCCCGTTCTCCTTCTGCAGCATGGCGTTCTCCTGGAACAGGTCACTGTAGCCCTCGGTGCCGTCCTCCCCGATC from Phacochoerus africanus isolate WHEZ1 chromosome 12, ROS_Pafr_v1, whole genome shotgun sequence includes these protein-coding regions:
- the KIF21B gene encoding kinesin-like protein KIF21B isoform X1, giving the protein MAGQGDCCVKVAVRIRPQLSKEKIEGCHICTSVTPGEPQVLLGKDKAFTYDFVFDLDTWQERVYSTCVSKLVEGCFEGYNATVLAYGQTGAGKTYTMGTGFDMATSEEEQGIIPRAIAHLFGGIAERKRRAQEQGVAGPEFKVSAQFLELYNEEILDLFDSARDPDARHRRSNIKIHEDANGGIYTTGVTARLISSQEELIQCLKQGALSRTTASTQMNVQSSRSHAIFTIHVCQMRLCARPDLVNESGLPEGTASAGEYETLTAKFHFVDLAGSERLKRTGATGERAKEGISINCGLLALGNVISALGDQSKKVVHVPYRDSKLTRLLQDSLGGNSQTIMIACVSPSDRDFMETLNTLKYANRARNIKNKVVVNQDKTSQQISALRAEIARLQMELMEYKAGKRVIGEDGTEGYSDLFQENAMLQKENGALRLRVKAMQEAIDAINSRVTHLMSQEANLLLAKAGDGNEAIGALIQNYIREIEELRTKLLESEAMNESLRRSLSRASARGPYSLGASPAAPASSMEDASEVIRRAKQDLERLKKKEVRQRRKSPEKEAFKKRAKLQQENSEETDENEAEEEDEEREESGCEEEEGREDEDEDSGSEESLVDSDSDPEEKEVNYQADLADLTCEIEIKQKLIDELENSQRRLQTLKHQYEEKLILLQNKIRDTQLERDRVLQNLSTMECYTEEKANKIKADYEKRLREMNRDLQKLQAAQKEHARLLKNQSRYERELKKLQAEVAEMKKAKVALMKQMREEQQRRRLVETKRNREIAQLKKEQRRQEFQIRALESQKRQQEIVLRRKTQEVSALRRLAKPMSERVAGRAALKPPMLDSGAEVSASTTSSEAESGARSVSSIVRQWDRKISHFSGNHPSPTGPGTRPARKKFQKKGASQSFSKAARLKWQSLERRIIDIVMQRMTIVNLEADMERLIKKREELFLLQEALRRKRERLQAESPEEEKGLQELAEEIEVLAANIDYINDSIGDCQATIVQLEETKEELDSTDTSVVISSCSLAEARLLLDNFLKASIDKGLQVAQKEAQIRLLEGRLRQTDIAGSSQNHLLLDALREKAEAHPELQALIHNVQQENGYASTDEEVSEFSEGSFSQSFTMKGSTSHDDFKFKGEPKLSAQMKAVSAECLGPPLDASTKNITKSLASLVEIKEDGVGFSVRDPYYRDKVSRTISLPTRGSTFPRQSRGSETSPLTRRKSYDRGQPIRSTDVGFTPPSSPPTRPRNDRNVFSRLTSNQSQGSALDKSDDSDSSLSEVLRGVITPVGGAKGARTAPLQCVSMAEGHTKPILCLDATDELLFTGSKDRSCKMWNLVTGQEIAALKGHPNNVVSIKYCSHSGLVFSVSTSYIKVWDIRDSAKCIRTLTSSGQVVSGDACAAASTRTITSAQGEHQINQIALSPSGTMLYAASGNAVRIWELSRFQPIGKLTGHIGPVMCLTVTQTASQHDLVVTGSKDHYVKMFELGECVTGTISPTHNFEPPHYDGIECLAIQGDILFSGSRDNGIKKWDLEQQELMQQIPTAHKDWVCALAFVPGRPMLLSACRAGVIKVWNVDNFTPIGEIKGHDSPINAICTNARHIFTASSDCRVKLWNYVPGLTPCLPRRVLAIKGRATTLP